One Lysinibacillus fusiformis genomic window carries:
- a CDS encoding MBL fold metallo-hydrolase, which produces MMNVRSYSLGPVQTNCYIVSNKDKECLIFDPGEEAGRIIKVIRSNGLKPLGIFLTHAHFDHIGAVDAVRETFALPVWIHDKEVSWLSDPIKNGSSKYAALPNYNVAAPAEENIIKKEQRFEISDFIFKAIFTPGHSPGSISYIFENDGFAIVGDTLFEQGVGRTDLLGGSTKVLLASIHDKLLTLPEDTIIYPGHGNYTTVGAEMETNPFLNGF; this is translated from the coding sequence ATGATGAATGTACGAAGCTATTCGCTTGGTCCAGTGCAAACGAATTGTTATATCGTATCGAATAAAGACAAAGAATGTTTAATCTTTGATCCAGGCGAGGAAGCAGGACGTATTATTAAGGTTATACGAAGTAATGGACTTAAACCGCTAGGCATATTTTTAACACATGCACATTTTGATCATATTGGTGCAGTAGATGCAGTAAGAGAGACATTTGCACTTCCGGTATGGATTCATGACAAAGAAGTAAGCTGGTTAAGTGATCCAATTAAAAATGGCTCGAGTAAATATGCAGCGCTGCCAAATTATAATGTCGCTGCACCAGCTGAGGAAAATATTATTAAGAAAGAACAACGATTTGAAATAAGCGACTTTATTTTCAAAGCAATTTTTACACCAGGTCACTCACCAGGTAGTATTTCATATATATTTGAAAATGATGGATTTGCAATTGTTGGAGACACGTTATTTGAGCAAGGTGTTGGTCGAACAGATTTACTCGGTGGTTCGACAAAGGTATTGCTGGCATCGATTCATGATAAACTATTAACGCTACCAGAGGATACCATTATTTATCCAGGTCATGGTAATTATACGACAGTAGGGGCTGAGATGGAAACAAATCCATTTTTAAATGGTTTTTAA
- the comGB gene encoding competence type IV pilus assembly protein ComGB: MKLRELIEKLQVDYKRSTRWRVKEQADFFSRLSVLMQEGYLFAQAISMLLPHHIEAHKEIQQMINDRFREGASVTEVLETLQISKHYLVAISIAENNGHMMEALNGVAKQMALNEATKKKFTRLLLYPVVLMLFLLLLFLVFRTIFFPNIEKMVLSRSSEAGEGSIALSRYLLHLPDMLLTIGLVAVFSAIILRFFLKRKPIAQQLYMSLKIPFISIFIRLSMTRQFAAYLGSLLQSGFSLQTSLQILEEQQLQPFVQYFAGRIKERVIYGDTLTHAVMFMTEWQKDFSIFVEHGEQSGYLGKELVLYSELLAEKQEHLLKRMLTLVQPTFFIIIALCIVAAYVSLLLPIYHMIELV, encoded by the coding sequence ATGAAACTACGAGAGCTTATTGAGAAGTTGCAGGTGGATTATAAAAGGTCGACCAGATGGAGAGTAAAGGAGCAGGCTGATTTTTTCAGTCGCTTAAGTGTGTTAATGCAGGAAGGATATTTATTTGCACAAGCTATTTCCATGCTTTTACCGCATCATATAGAAGCGCATAAAGAGATACAACAAATGATAAATGACAGATTTAGGGAAGGAGCAAGTGTAACAGAGGTACTGGAAACATTGCAAATATCAAAGCATTATTTAGTAGCTATATCGATTGCAGAAAATAATGGGCATATGATGGAAGCATTAAATGGTGTCGCCAAGCAAATGGCATTGAATGAGGCAACAAAGAAAAAATTTACAAGGCTCCTTTTGTACCCCGTTGTATTAATGCTGTTTTTATTGCTGCTGTTCTTAGTATTTCGAACGATCTTCTTTCCAAATATCGAAAAAATGGTTTTGAGTCGTAGCAGTGAAGCAGGGGAGGGAAGCATTGCACTTTCACGTTACTTATTACATTTGCCTGATATGCTTCTTACTATAGGTCTAGTGGCCGTTTTCAGCGCGATTATCCTTCGGTTCTTTCTTAAACGAAAACCAATTGCTCAGCAGCTGTACATGTCTTTAAAAATTCCGTTTATTAGTATCTTTATTCGCTTATCGATGACAAGACAATTTGCTGCCTATTTAGGAAGCTTGCTGCAAAGTGGTTTCTCTTTACAGACAAGTCTTCAAATTTTAGAAGAACAGCAGTTACAACCATTTGTTCAGTATTTTGCGGGTCGTATAAAAGAAAGGGTTATTTACGGCGATACACTTACACATGCGGTGATGTTTATGACTGAATGGCAAAAGGATTTCTCGATTTTCGTAGAACATGGAGAACAGAGTGGTTATCTTGGGAAAGAGCTCGTATTGTACAGTGAATTGCTAGCAGAAAAACAGGAACATTTACTGAAGCGTATGCTAACCCTTGTGCAACCAACGTTTTTCATCATCATTGCGCTATGTATAGTTGCTGCCTATGTAAGTTTATTATTACCGATATATCACATGATTGAACTAGTATAG
- the gcvPA gene encoding aminomethyl-transferring glycine dehydrogenase subunit GcvPA — protein MKHRYLPMTEQDKQEMLDVVGVSSVEELFEDIPEKVRFKGLYDIKEAKSESALLKELTALAAKNKDTNANVSFLGAGVYNHYKPVIVDHVISRSEFYTAYTPYQPEISQGELQAIFEFQTMIAELTGMDLANSSMYDGGTALAEAGMLAAGHTRRKKILVSETVHPEYRDVVATYAYGQSIDIVTIPQKDGVTDVGALKELIDDNTAAVIAQYPNFFGQVEDLQVIGDIAHEAKSLFVVSSNPLALGILTPPGKLGADICVGDAQVFGIAEAFGGPHCGFFAVTTKLMRKVPGRLVGETVDGEGRRGYVLTLQAREQHIRRDKATSNICSNQALLALAASVAMTALGKQGVREMATQNIVKTRYAKNAFEAAGFTVAFQGAHFNEIVVKTNNCVKEINKGLIEKGIIGGYPLGQTYEALKHHVLIAVTELRTKEEIDALVAEMGALNA, from the coding sequence ATGAAACATCGTTATTTACCAATGACGGAGCAAGATAAACAAGAAATGTTAGACGTAGTTGGTGTATCCTCAGTTGAAGAATTATTCGAGGATATCCCAGAAAAAGTACGTTTCAAAGGCCTTTATGACATTAAAGAAGCGAAATCAGAATCAGCACTGTTAAAAGAATTAACAGCACTTGCTGCGAAAAATAAAGATACCAATGCCAACGTATCATTTTTAGGTGCAGGCGTTTACAATCACTATAAACCGGTTATCGTGGATCACGTAATCTCTCGCTCAGAATTCTATACAGCTTACACACCTTACCAACCAGAAATTTCACAAGGGGAATTACAAGCAATTTTTGAATTCCAAACGATGATTGCCGAGCTAACAGGCATGGATCTTGCTAACTCTTCTATGTATGATGGAGGTACTGCACTAGCTGAAGCAGGTATGCTTGCAGCAGGTCATACACGTCGTAAGAAAATTTTAGTATCTGAAACGGTTCACCCTGAATATCGTGATGTCGTTGCTACATATGCATACGGTCAATCGATTGACATCGTAACTATCCCTCAAAAAGATGGTGTGACAGATGTTGGCGCATTAAAAGAGCTTATCGATGACAATACTGCTGCTGTCATTGCACAATATCCAAACTTCTTTGGTCAAGTAGAGGACCTACAAGTAATTGGTGACATTGCACATGAAGCAAAAAGTTTATTTGTTGTATCCTCAAACCCACTAGCATTAGGTATTTTAACACCTCCTGGAAAATTAGGAGCAGATATTTGTGTTGGTGACGCGCAAGTCTTTGGTATTGCAGAAGCATTCGGTGGCCCACACTGTGGTTTCTTCGCAGTTACAACAAAATTAATGCGTAAAGTTCCTGGTCGTCTTGTTGGTGAAACAGTAGATGGTGAAGGTCGTCGTGGCTATGTATTAACATTACAAGCACGTGAACAGCATATTCGTCGTGATAAAGCGACTTCTAATATTTGTTCAAACCAAGCACTTCTTGCACTTGCAGCATCGGTTGCTATGACTGCTCTTGGTAAGCAAGGTGTGCGTGAGATGGCTACGCAAAATATTGTGAAAACTCGCTATGCAAAAAATGCCTTTGAAGCGGCAGGCTTCACAGTAGCATTCCAAGGCGCGCACTTTAACGAAATTGTCGTGAAAACGAATAACTGCGTGAAAGAGATCAATAAAGGCCTAATTGAAAAAGGTATTATCGGTGGTTATCCATTAGGTCAAACATATGAAGCTTTAAAGCACCATGTGTTAATCGCTGTAACTGAATTACGCACGAAGGAAGAAATTGATGCACTTGTTGCAGAAATGGGGGCTCTTAATGCATAA
- the gcvPB gene encoding aminomethyl-transferring glycine dehydrogenase subunit GcvPB, which yields MHNENQSLIFEITKEGRVGYNLEALDVPEVDLADLLPTNLIRTEEAELPEVSELDIMRHYTALSRRNHGVDSGFYPLGSCTMKYNPKINEAVARFSGFANVHPLQDESTVQGAMELLYDLQTSLVEITGMDEVTLQPAAGAHGEWTALMMIRAFHEANGEGHRNKVIVPDSAHGTNPASATVAGFETITVQSDENGLVDIEDLRKVVGPDTAALMLTNPNTLGLFEENIIEMAELIHAVGGKVYYDGANLNAVMSKARPGDMGFDCVHLNLHKTFTGPHGGGGPGSGPVGVKADLIPFLPKPVLVRTEEGTYHFDYERPQSIGRVKPYYGNFGINVRAYAYIRTMGPDGLKAVTEYAVLNANYMMRRLEPFFDLPYNRHCKHEFVLSGRRQKKLGVRTLDVAKRLLDFGYHPPTTYFPLNVEEALMIEPTETESKETLDAFCDIMIQIAKEAEENPSIVQEAPHTTVVSRLDETRAARTPVLRYQKA from the coding sequence ATGCATAACGAAAATCAATCACTCATTTTTGAAATTACAAAAGAAGGTCGCGTAGGGTATAACTTAGAAGCACTTGATGTACCAGAAGTTGATCTTGCAGATTTACTTCCTACGAACTTAATACGCACCGAAGAAGCTGAATTACCAGAGGTTTCTGAGCTAGATATTATGCGTCACTATACAGCACTATCTCGTCGAAATCATGGTGTGGACTCAGGTTTCTACCCACTAGGCTCTTGTACAATGAAGTATAATCCGAAAATTAATGAAGCTGTTGCACGTTTCTCTGGCTTTGCGAATGTACACCCATTACAAGATGAATCGACTGTACAAGGCGCAATGGAACTTCTTTATGACCTACAAACTTCTTTAGTAGAAATTACAGGTATGGATGAAGTAACATTACAACCAGCAGCTGGGGCACATGGTGAATGGACAGCATTAATGATGATTCGTGCCTTCCATGAGGCGAATGGTGAAGGTCACCGTAATAAGGTCATCGTACCTGACTCAGCGCACGGTACAAACCCTGCATCTGCAACTGTTGCTGGTTTTGAAACAATTACTGTACAATCCGATGAAAATGGCTTAGTCGATATTGAAGATTTACGCAAAGTAGTGGGTCCAGACACAGCTGCTCTCATGCTGACAAATCCTAATACACTTGGCTTATTTGAAGAAAACATTATCGAAATGGCAGAGCTTATTCACGCTGTTGGCGGTAAAGTTTACTATGATGGCGCTAACTTAAATGCAGTAATGAGTAAAGCGCGCCCTGGCGACATGGGCTTTGACTGTGTCCACTTAAATTTACACAAAACATTTACAGGTCCACATGGTGGCGGTGGTCCAGGTTCAGGTCCAGTCGGCGTAAAAGCAGATTTAATTCCATTCCTACCAAAACCAGTCTTAGTAAGAACAGAGGAGGGCACATATCACTTCGACTACGAACGACCACAATCCATTGGTCGCGTAAAACCTTACTATGGTAACTTTGGTATTAACGTACGTGCGTACGCATATATCCGCACGATGGGTCCAGATGGCTTAAAAGCTGTAACAGAGTATGCAGTTTTAAATGCAAACTACATGATGCGTCGTCTTGAGCCTTTCTTCGATCTACCATATAACCGTCATTGTAAGCATGAATTCGTATTATCAGGTCGTCGTCAAAAGAAACTTGGTGTACGTACACTGGATGTGGCAAAACGCCTGTTAGATTTTGGCTACCATCCACCTACAACATACTTCCCACTTAACGTGGAAGAGGCGTTAATGATTGAGCCAACTGAAACAGAATCAAAAGAGACATTAGATGCATTCTGCGATATCATGATACAAATCGCAAAAGAAGCAGAAGAAAATCCATCGATTGTACAAGAAGCTCCTCATACAACAGTCGTATCTCGTCTAGACGAAACACGCGCTGCTCGTACACCAGTGCTTCGTTACCAAAAAGCATAA
- a CDS encoding helix-turn-helix transcriptional regulator, whose protein sequence is MIHPLKITSTLADETRYSIYEYILKEKKTVTVQNIADQFGIHPNVARLHLTKLSEINIISADFAKTGKGGRPGRVYKASEKGVSLTFPRRDEDRLLKWSIQLIQELGEPALAKCQDISYQDGFQQMKNYVSAELKLNNTFSFEEKLQLLKDNAALIGYIPQIQQTEHGKKVIFSIFNCPFQEQLNKHSEIVCTLHESYLKGQLDALFSSNEFVQIESMVHNCDLCKYEINVTEIDS, encoded by the coding sequence ATGATCCATCCATTAAAAATTACTAGTACATTAGCCGATGAGACTAGATACTCTATCTATGAGTACATCCTAAAAGAGAAAAAAACAGTAACCGTACAAAATATTGCCGATCAATTTGGCATACATCCGAATGTTGCACGCCTTCATTTAACTAAGTTATCAGAGATCAATATCATTTCAGCCGATTTCGCAAAAACTGGCAAAGGTGGTCGTCCTGGACGTGTTTATAAAGCATCGGAAAAAGGTGTATCCCTTACATTCCCACGCCGCGATGAAGATCGCCTTTTAAAATGGTCCATTCAACTGATTCAAGAATTAGGTGAACCAGCATTGGCAAAATGCCAAGACATTAGCTATCAAGATGGCTTTCAACAAATGAAAAATTATGTTTCCGCTGAATTAAAATTGAATAATACCTTTTCCTTTGAAGAAAAGCTGCAATTGTTAAAAGACAATGCTGCGTTAATCGGCTATATTCCGCAAATACAACAAACAGAACATGGGAAAAAAGTGATTTTCTCTATTTTTAATTGTCCGTTCCAAGAGCAGCTTAATAAACATTCGGAAATTGTTTGTACTTTACACGAATCTTATTTAAAAGGACAGTTGGATGCTCTATTTTCAAGCAATGAATTTGTACAAATTGAAAGCATGGTACATAATTGTGATTTATGTAAATATGAAATAAACGTGACAGAAATCGATAGCTAA
- a CDS encoding shikimate kinase: MRKIYLVGFMGCGKSALGRRLSYLLKLPYYDMDHEIVRQQGMTIPQIFEKYGEARFREIETEFLKNFRDEACIISTGGGVAVNGENRKIMRRSGLVFFLDATFEDIYKRIQHDPNRPIVQSSTKEELEELYHYRRKFYREAGHIQVLTEGRTIRNILEYLVFQVKRLKGER; the protein is encoded by the coding sequence ATGCGAAAAATATATTTAGTTGGCTTTATGGGATGCGGGAAAAGTGCATTAGGAAGGCGGTTAAGCTATTTATTAAAGCTGCCTTACTATGATATGGATCATGAAATTGTTAGACAACAGGGCATGACAATTCCACAGATTTTCGAAAAATACGGAGAGGCACGTTTTCGAGAGATAGAAACAGAATTTTTGAAAAATTTCCGAGACGAAGCTTGTATTATTTCAACAGGCGGCGGTGTGGCCGTAAATGGAGAAAATCGAAAAATAATGAGACGCAGTGGACTCGTGTTTTTTTTAGATGCGACATTCGAAGATATATACAAACGAATACAGCATGATCCAAACCGACCTATTGTACAAAGTTCAACGAAGGAAGAATTAGAAGAACTGTATCACTACAGAAGGAAATTTTATCGTGAAGCAGGACATATACAGGTTCTGACAGAAGGTAGAACAATCCGCAATATTTTAGAGTATTTAGTATTTCAAGTGAAAAGACTAAAAGGCGAACGATGA
- the comGF gene encoding competence type IV pilus minor pilin ComGF yields the protein MNEKGYTLLEALFQVVVFVLITHLFLMTMLWYAEVKTTVLTDEQSKWELFVYDLNMYLVDVSSFTIRNDQKRITFQVSNTLHHIDCYNNIIRDQVNGGHVPMLIGLNSCQFQYKNNELTVAVEFPSGLQKERTYYVPIIEK from the coding sequence ATGAACGAAAAAGGTTACACACTTTTAGAAGCATTGTTTCAAGTAGTTGTTTTTGTGTTGATTACTCATCTTTTTCTAATGACCATGTTATGGTATGCGGAAGTGAAAACAACCGTATTGACAGATGAACAATCAAAGTGGGAGCTATTTGTTTATGATTTAAATATGTATTTAGTGGATGTTTCATCGTTTACGATTCGCAATGATCAAAAGAGAATCACTTTTCAAGTTTCAAATACACTTCATCATATCGATTGCTATAACAATATTATACGTGATCAAGTGAATGGTGGTCATGTACCGATGCTTATCGGTCTTAATAGTTGTCAGTTCCAATATAAAAATAATGAACTAACAGTAGCTGTCGAATTTCCTAGTGGTTTGCAGAAGGAGCGGACCTATTATGTGCCAATTATTGAAAAATGA
- a CDS encoding DUF2626 family protein translates to MDNMYKVMAFWTGIFAVMFYLGGMNEVSLLFVGNTGLFLLLGFLNLSERMYMYIFGAYLTVFFAGFTYYTTFIHVPGAGH, encoded by the coding sequence ATGGATAATATGTATAAAGTTATGGCATTCTGGACAGGTATATTTGCAGTTATGTTCTACCTTGGTGGTATGAACGAAGTATCGCTATTATTCGTAGGTAATACAGGTTTATTCTTATTATTAGGCTTCTTAAACCTTTCAGAACGTATGTACATGTACATTTTCGGAGCATATTTAACTGTATTCTTCGCTGGCTTCACGTACTATACAACATTCATTCACGTACCTGGTGCGGGACATTAA
- the comGD gene encoding competence type IV pilus minor pilin ComGD, whose translation MIDIKNERGFTLIEMLIVLFVVMCLTGIVTKISLKVAEIKELERFFTQIQLDVQFIQTYSMQQREYVSMKFESPPHRYIIKKDFYTNYYERPFPKGVELMTASSTIQSIMYNYNGNIINAGTLYFKTPQGIKKVVMTLGRGRSRVE comes from the coding sequence ATGATCGATATTAAAAATGAGCGTGGCTTTACGTTGATTGAAATGTTAATCGTTTTGTTTGTCGTGATGTGTTTAACAGGTATCGTGACAAAGATTTCCTTAAAAGTAGCTGAAATAAAGGAACTTGAGCGTTTTTTCACACAAATCCAATTGGATGTTCAATTTATTCAAACTTATAGCATGCAGCAGCGTGAGTATGTATCCATGAAGTTTGAGAGCCCACCCCACCGATATATTATAAAAAAAGATTTCTATACCAATTACTATGAGCGACCTTTTCCAAAGGGAGTCGAATTAATGACAGCTTCAAGTACGATTCAAAGCATTATGTATAATTACAATGGGAATATTATTAATGCAGGCACTCTGTATTTTAAAACGCCTCAAGGTATTAAAAAGGTTGTCATGACATTAGGGCGCGGGAGATCCAGAGTTGAATGA
- a CDS encoding YidC/Oxa1 family membrane protein insertase — MFDFLLTQPMTNLLDVFFNFTGSYVLAIVLLTVLIRLILMYPNYKSFKSQLAVTQTTQGNKDHLIELQSKLSKVKTEEERKQYQVQISQIVMENFSGMKSGCLTALIQFPILTGLYYTISKSNAIKHEDLLWFNLGSTDSFMAIIAGLAMMIQIYMSFKQSDNSNPQMKMMIFVMPVILVISSIFMPSAIPFYWTVSSIWMILQTFVFNKFKPTLT; from the coding sequence ATGTTTGATTTTTTATTAACACAACCAATGACAAATTTGTTAGATGTTTTCTTTAACTTCACAGGTAGCTACGTATTAGCTATAGTACTTTTAACTGTGCTGATACGCTTAATACTGATGTACCCTAATTATAAATCCTTTAAATCCCAACTAGCTGTTACTCAAACTACACAAGGGAATAAAGATCACTTAATAGAACTACAATCAAAATTAAGCAAAGTTAAAACTGAAGAAGAACGTAAACAATATCAAGTACAAATTTCTCAAATAGTTATGGAAAACTTTTCAGGAATGAAAAGTGGTTGTTTAACAGCGCTCATTCAATTTCCTATTTTAACCGGATTGTACTACACCATTTCAAAAAGTAATGCCATCAAACATGAGGATTTATTATGGTTTAATCTAGGTTCTACGGATAGTTTTATGGCAATTATTGCAGGTTTAGCGATGATGATTCAAATTTATATGTCATTTAAGCAATCGGATAATAGTAATCCACAAATGAAAATGATGATATTCGTGATGCCTGTTATATTAGTCATATCTTCAATTTTCATGCCTTCTGCCATACCATTCTATTGGACCGTGTCATCTATTTGGATGATTTTACAGACCTTTGTATTTAATAAATTTAAACCTACATTAACTTAA
- the comGA gene encoding competence type IV pilus ATPase ComGA, whose product MQNLESVVEQKCEQLLLKAYHFGASDLLIIPDEGRYRINFRKYDKLLHAGDLPNELAERIVSYYKFLAALDISERRKPQSGSFQKTVEQNRFAFRVSTLPSAYLKESLIIRLLLQNHAFPLTSLSYSKSAADKLLELVDSRQGILLFSGATGSGKTTSLYSLIHHCSTHLNKHVISLEDPVENNQAHLLQIQVNERAGITYASGLKAILRHSPDVIMIGEIRDQETAKIAIEASLTGHLVLTTIHAKDSVSCLYRLIDLGVSIEELRQTVIGIVAQLLIQTPQKQEERRALLEILSDVHLSEAIHAIRQKAIYELPHDLTLTGQIKMLESQLYETTRAY is encoded by the coding sequence ATGCAAAACCTTGAGTCGGTAGTCGAACAAAAATGTGAGCAGCTTTTGTTAAAGGCCTATCACTTTGGTGCTTCGGATCTACTAATCATACCGGATGAAGGTCGTTACCGTATTAACTTTCGAAAATATGATAAGTTGCTTCACGCAGGTGATCTTCCAAATGAGTTAGCGGAGCGAATTGTATCCTATTATAAATTTTTAGCAGCATTAGACATTAGTGAGCGACGAAAACCCCAAAGTGGCTCCTTTCAAAAAACAGTCGAGCAAAATCGTTTTGCTTTCCGTGTTTCTACACTTCCTTCTGCTTATTTAAAAGAAAGCCTCATTATTCGGCTTCTACTTCAAAACCACGCATTCCCACTTACTTCCTTAAGTTATTCCAAAAGTGCAGCAGATAAGTTGCTGGAACTTGTTGATAGCAGGCAAGGCATCTTGCTTTTCAGTGGAGCAACTGGCTCCGGTAAAACGACATCCTTATATTCCCTCATTCATCATTGTTCTACGCATCTCAATAAACATGTCATTTCTTTAGAGGATCCAGTAGAAAATAACCAAGCTCATCTTCTCCAAATTCAAGTAAATGAACGAGCAGGCATTACTTATGCTTCTGGTTTAAAGGCAATTTTACGGCATTCACCAGATGTTATTATGATTGGTGAAATACGAGATCAAGAAACAGCAAAGATCGCAATAGAGGCATCACTTACAGGTCATCTCGTCTTAACGACGATACATGCGAAGGACTCTGTTAGTTGTCTCTACCGATTAATCGATTTAGGGGTATCAATTGAGGAACTCCGTCAGACGGTTATTGGTATTGTGGCACAATTACTTATCCAAACACCACAAAAGCAAGAAGAGCGACGTGCATTGTTAGAAATATTAAGCGATGTTCACCTGAGTGAGGCTATTCATGCCATTCGACAGAAAGCTATCTACGAGTTGCCGCATGATTTAACGCTTACTGGCCAAATAAAAATGTTAGAGAGTCAGCTTTATGAAACTACGAGAGCTTATTGA
- the gcvT gene encoding glycine cleavage system aminomethyltransferase GcvT, whose amino-acid sequence MTNELKRTPLFDEYAKFGGKTVDFGGWELPVQFSSIKEEHDAVRNRAGLFDVSHMGEIFVTGPEALSFLQNLLSNDISKITTGQAQYNAMCYEDGGVVDDLLTYKLADNRYLLCVNAANIEKDYDWMLENQNQYDVTIDNQSNAYAQIALQGPLAEEVLQTLTTTDLSAIKYFRFQEDVEIAGHKALVSRSGYTGEDGFELYGSPEDIKALWGKILEAGKDKGVVPTGLGCRDTLRFEAGLPLYGQELSATISPLEAGIGFAVKLNKDDFIGHDALVTQKESGLPRKIVGIEMIDKGIPRHGYKVFKDGEEIGEVTTGTQLPSSKRNVGHALIDSQFTTIGTELEIEIRGKHLKVVTVETPFYKRSK is encoded by the coding sequence ATGACGAATGAATTAAAACGTACTCCTCTATTCGACGAATACGCAAAGTTTGGTGGTAAAACAGTTGACTTTGGTGGATGGGAACTACCGGTGCAATTCTCTTCTATTAAAGAAGAACATGATGCCGTGCGTAATCGTGCAGGCCTATTTGATGTGTCACATATGGGAGAAATTTTTGTAACAGGTCCTGAAGCGCTAAGTTTTTTACAAAATCTTTTGTCAAATGACATTTCAAAAATTACTACGGGTCAAGCGCAATACAATGCAATGTGCTATGAAGATGGTGGCGTTGTTGATGATTTATTGACGTATAAATTAGCTGACAATCGTTATTTATTATGTGTCAATGCAGCTAATATTGAAAAAGATTATGACTGGATGTTGGAAAATCAGAACCAATATGATGTCACAATCGACAATCAATCGAATGCTTATGCGCAAATTGCCCTACAAGGTCCATTAGCAGAAGAGGTTCTTCAAACATTAACAACTACTGATTTAAGTGCAATTAAATATTTCCGCTTCCAAGAAGACGTTGAAATTGCTGGACATAAAGCTTTAGTTTCTCGTAGTGGTTATACAGGAGAGGATGGTTTTGAGCTGTATGGTTCTCCTGAAGATATAAAAGCACTTTGGGGCAAAATCTTAGAGGCCGGTAAAGATAAAGGTGTTGTGCCAACAGGTTTAGGCTGCCGTGATACACTTCGTTTTGAAGCGGGCCTTCCTCTATACGGTCAAGAGCTATCAGCGACCATCTCTCCGCTTGAAGCAGGAATTGGATTTGCTGTGAAATTAAATAAAGATGACTTTATTGGACACGATGCATTAGTTACACAAAAAGAAAGTGGATTACCTCGCAAGATTGTTGGGATTGAAATGATTGATAAAGGTATTCCACGTCATGGCTACAAAGTATTCAAGGACGGCGAGGAAATTGGTGAAGTCACAACAGGTACACAGCTTCCTTCTTCTAAACGTAATGTTGGTCACGCATTAATTGACAGTCAATTCACAACTATCGGAACAGAATTAGAAATTGAAATTCGTGGTAAGCACTTAAAGGTAGTAACAGTTGAAACACCGTTTTACAAGCGTTCAAAATAA
- a CDS encoding type II secretion system protein, producing the protein MNESGYSFVETILSMVIVMVICTTILPISYSMKTNLYNKKLEVAAAETAYEGLKQYRYLHQMEGMKTIEGVDYHWLYDGQGICVTFQNTRKLRQKCIQLTGERK; encoded by the coding sequence TTGAATGAATCGGGATATTCATTTGTAGAAACCATTTTATCGATGGTCATTGTCATGGTGATCTGTACAACAATATTACCAATTAGTTATAGTATGAAAACTAATTTATACAACAAAAAGCTTGAGGTTGCTGCTGCAGAGACTGCTTATGAAGGTTTAAAGCAATATCGTTACCTACATCAAATGGAAGGTATGAAAACAATTGAGGGTGTGGATTATCATTGGCTTTATGATGGGCAGGGGATATGTGTCACTTTTCAAAATACACGCAAATTGCGTCAAAAATGTATTCAACTTACAGGTGAGCGTAAATGA
- the comGC gene encoding competence type IV pilus major pilin ComGC — protein sequence MKPIKQQAGFTLIEMLIVLLIISVLILITIPNVTKHFATIDEKGCTAYISMVQGQVEAYRVDFMAYPTLGDLVDKGYLKENETTCPNKNEIVITSEGEVQLANPPSGAGASGT from the coding sequence ATGAAGCCTATAAAACAACAAGCAGGGTTTACGCTAATTGAGATGTTAATCGTACTACTGATTATTTCGGTGCTGATCTTAATCACCATTCCCAATGTAACGAAACACTTTGCGACGATAGATGAAAAAGGCTGTACTGCCTATATCTCCATGGTGCAGGGGCAAGTAGAGGCATATAGAGTCGATTTTATGGCTTACCCAACGCTGGGAGATTTAGTGGATAAAGGTTATTTGAAAGAAAATGAAACCACTTGCCCCAATAAAAATGAAATTGTAATTACAAGTGAAGGTGAAGTTCAGTTAGCAAATCCACCTTCAGGAGCAGGAGCTAGTGGAACATGA